The window CACGAAGGAAATTACGGCTCCTTACAAGTATCCCCGCGAGATCGAGTTCCTCGACGAACTCCCGAAAACTACTTCAGGTAAAATCCGCCGCATCGAACTGCGGATGAAGGAAAAATCAAAAGCATAACAAAGCTCCCCCGCCGCTGATGTCAGCTTCGGGGGATTTGTTATGCTACGGGCTGCCGGTAAGTGTGGGTGTTCCATATTTTGTGCTTATCTCTAAATCTGAGCAGGTTTTTCTTAAATTGCAGGCCTTCCTCTTAAGATAGAGCGTTATTTCTTAAAATGGCCTCCTTCACACTACTCCCCCTGCCTCCAACCTGTCCGCCGTGGCAGAAGACGGGGGACGTTCCGCCTATACTCCCGGTACTCATCTCCAAATTTTTTCTCCAGCTCCGGCTCCTCACCTACAATGAAGTAGGTGTAATTGATCGTCGAAAACAAAGCAAACCAGCCGGCAAGCCACACGGAGCCCAACAGGATGGACTCCCCAAGAAGGATACAGACCACCCCGCTGATCATCGGATTTCTCGTATACCGGTACGGCCCGCTCACGACAAGCTTTCGCGGCGCATCCCACGGTGCAAGTGTTCCCTTTCCCCGCTT is drawn from Alteribacter lacisalsi and contains these coding sequences:
- a CDS encoding methyltransferase family protein — protein: MGKKEASWVSHAAAVLLLPFNVTVIIPSLLLYFLPFQFVWGTEGGLVFLVGGLGLAAVLFGLLLVVLTVRQFAKRGKGTLAPWDAPRKLVVSGPYRYTRNPMISGVVCILLGESILLGSVWLAGWFALFSTINYTYFIVGEEPELEKKFGDEYREYRRNVPRLLPRRTGWRQGE